GGTGCCGCGGTCGGTCACCCGTATCTCCAGCACGCCGCGGTACGGGCGGCCCTCCTGCGTGACGAGCCCTCCGGGGGCCGCCGCCACGATCGCGGACGTGCCGGCGGAGCGAACCCGCCACCGGGCGTCCACCAGCTTCAATCCGGTCGCCTCGAACGACGCCTCCGGCTCGGCGACCACCCAGGCGTCCGGGAATCCACCGGAGCGCAGCGCCGCCAGCAGGCCGGCGAGCGCGCGCGCCTCCGGCGCCCGACCCACGCGCACCCGGAAAACGCCCCGCGGCGCGTCCCGGACGGCCCGTGCGGGAACGCGGTGCTCCCGCTCCAGCCGCCGCGCGAGGGCCCGTGCCGCCCCCTCGTCGCGGAACGCTCCGACCTGAACGGCGTAGACCTTCCGGCCGCTGGCGACCTTTTCCCCTTCGGGGACCACGATCACCTCTCCCGGAGCCCGGTCCTCGCTCCACAGCGGGCGGCCCGTCGCCGCATCGAAGAGCAGGAGCGGTCCCTCCGTCGCCCCGACCCGCACGGCTTCCTCGGGTGCGCTGAGCGCCACGCGGATTCTCGGCGGCGGGATCGCGACGCCCGGGTCGACGTGGTCGAGTGCGCTCGGTCCGGCTGCGAGGGCCAGCGCCGCCGCGCCGGGGGCCCAAGCGGCGATCCCCCCGAGGAGGCGGGAACGGGCGCCAGCTTGCCTCCGGTTCGCCGGTCGGCGCCGGCCTCGCCGGATCCTGTCGTCCCGGAGCCGCGAAATCACAGGAAGGAGGCGATCGCTTCCGTGACGTCCTTGTACACGTCGAGGACCCGGGTGAGCTGCGTCACGTGCAGGGCGTCGGAGACACGCTGGCTCACGTGGGCGATCTTCAGGTCGCCCCCGGCCTCCCGAACCCGCTTGAGGGCCGCGACGAGTTCACCCAGCCCGGCGCTGTCGAGAAAGCTGACGGATTCCATGTCGAGGACGATGAG
This genomic window from Acidobacteriota bacterium contains:
- a CDS encoding anti-sigma factor antagonist, with product MKISVDQTGKVTILRPQGAVRVGEGDVALRNVVKEQLDQGRKLIVLDMESVSFLDSAGLGELVAALKRVREAGGDLKIAHVSQRVSDALHVTQLTRVLDVYKDVTEAIASFL